A section of the Rhizobium sp. BG4 genome encodes:
- a CDS encoding RlmE family RNA methyltransferase, translating into MTKAPIAGNRTGRKLGQRVKNKKMKASSRQWLNRHINDPYVQRAQLEGYRARAAFKLLEIDEKHGILKGARRIIDLGAAPGSWSQIAAKVTDSTDEDIRVAAIDFLEMAPLPGVKILQLDFLDPEAPARLIEAVGGTPDLVISDMAAPTTGHHRTDHLRTMHLCEVAAHFAIEVLGEGGHFLAKTFQGGTERELLTMLKQHFKQVVHVKPASSRAESVEMFLLAKSFKGRQAQTDVTEA; encoded by the coding sequence ATGACCAAGGCACCCATCGCGGGCAACCGCACCGGCCGCAAGCTCGGCCAGCGCGTCAAGAACAAGAAGATGAAGGCGTCCTCGCGCCAGTGGCTGAACCGCCATATCAACGATCCCTATGTGCAGCGCGCGCAGCTGGAAGGCTATCGCGCCCGCGCCGCCTTCAAGCTGCTGGAGATCGACGAGAAGCACGGCATCCTCAAGGGTGCGCGCCGCATCATCGATCTCGGCGCTGCCCCGGGCAGCTGGTCGCAGATCGCCGCCAAGGTGACCGATTCCACCGATGAGGATATCCGCGTCGCCGCGATCGACTTCCTGGAAATGGCGCCGCTCCCCGGCGTCAAGATCCTGCAGCTCGACTTCCTCGATCCGGAAGCGCCTGCCAGGCTGATCGAAGCCGTCGGCGGCACGCCCGATCTCGTCATTTCCGATATGGCGGCGCCGACGACCGGCCATCACCGCACCGATCACCTGCGCACCATGCATCTCTGCGAGGTCGCGGCGCATTTTGCGATCGAAGTGCTGGGCGAGGGCGGTCATTTCCTGGCCAAGACCTTCCAGGGCGGCACCGAGCGCGAACTCCTGACCATGCTGAAACAGCATTTCAAGCAGGTCGTGCACGTCAAGCCGGCCTCCTCGCGGGCGGAATCCGTCGAGATGTTCCTGCTCGCCAAGAGCTTCAAGGGCCGCCAGGCGCAAACTGACGTTACGGAAGCTTGA
- a CDS encoding VOC family protein: MLLYVTLGTNDVERARRFYDAVLPLLGYRCQRYSEEEIGYSADGDIRCRLWIVTPFNRRRGSAGNGTMVALSAASRADVDAFYAAAIAAGGVDEGKPGLRPFHADFYAAYVRDQDGNKLSAVCEQPE; the protein is encoded by the coding sequence ATGCTTCTCTATGTGACCCTCGGAACCAATGACGTCGAGCGGGCCAGGCGTTTCTATGACGCCGTGCTGCCGCTGCTCGGCTATCGCTGCCAGCGCTATTCGGAAGAAGAAATCGGCTATTCGGCGGATGGCGATATCCGCTGCCGCCTGTGGATCGTCACGCCCTTCAACCGCCGCCGTGGCTCGGCAGGCAATGGCACCATGGTGGCGTTGTCTGCGGCATCGAGGGCCGATGTCGATGCCTTCTATGCCGCGGCGATCGCCGCCGGCGGTGTCGACGAGGGCAAGCCGGGCCTTCGCCCGTTCCATGCCGATTTCTACGCCGCCTATGTCCGCGATCAGGACGGCAACAAGCTGAGCGCCGTCTGCGAACAGCCGGAGTGA
- a CDS encoding MBL fold metallo-hydrolase, which translates to MAVSLGMKRRTLFAAGLGLLAAPAILRTTAQAAATGDTGKMTTALPEINQFKLGSFKITAIRDGSNVLEKPFETFGTNQDPETVKKLLTDNFLPGDKFVNSYSPAIIDTGSDVILVDTGFGAGARERGMGKLQDGLKAAGYSADDVTVVALTHMHGDHIGGMMENGAPAFKNARYVAGQAEYDFWTDKAREGTPAEGGHKAVLANVVPFAEKTTFIKEGDSVVSGITAMLAPGHTPGHMVFHAQSDNKQMVFTGDTANHYILSLLHPEWEVRFDMNKAEAAASRKKVFDLIATDKIAFLGYHMPFPAVGFVEKQGAGYRFVPKSYQFDI; encoded by the coding sequence ATGGCAGTTTCATTGGGGATGAAGCGGCGCACACTTTTTGCCGCAGGCCTTGGCCTGCTGGCAGCGCCGGCCATTTTAAGAACGACGGCCCAGGCGGCCGCGACTGGAGATACAGGTAAGATGACGACGGCATTGCCAGAGATCAATCAATTCAAGCTCGGCTCGTTCAAGATCACCGCCATCCGCGATGGCAGCAACGTGCTGGAAAAGCCCTTCGAGACCTTCGGCACCAATCAGGATCCGGAAACGGTCAAGAAGCTGCTGACCGACAATTTCCTTCCGGGCGACAAGTTCGTAAACAGTTATTCGCCCGCCATCATCGACACCGGATCGGATGTGATCCTCGTCGATACCGGCTTTGGCGCCGGCGCCCGCGAGCGCGGCATGGGCAAGCTGCAGGATGGCCTGAAGGCCGCCGGCTACTCCGCCGATGACGTCACCGTCGTGGCGCTCACGCATATGCACGGCGACCATATCGGCGGTATGATGGAGAACGGTGCTCCCGCCTTCAAGAATGCCCGCTACGTCGCGGGACAGGCGGAATACGACTTCTGGACGGACAAGGCCCGCGAAGGCACGCCGGCCGAAGGCGGCCACAAGGCGGTTCTCGCCAATGTCGTCCCGTTTGCCGAAAAGACCACCTTCATCAAAGAAGGCGATTCCGTCGTCAGCGGCATCACCGCCATGCTGGCGCCTGGTCACACGCCCGGCCACATGGTCTTCCATGCGCAGTCCGACAACAAGCAGATGGTTTTCACCGGCGATACCGCAAACCACTACATCCTGTCGCTGCTGCACCCGGAATGGGAAGTGCGCTTCGACATGAACAAGGCGGAAGCCGCAGCATCGCGCAAGAAGGTGTTCGACCTGATCGCCACCGACAAGATCGCCTTCCTCGGCTATCACATGCCTTTCCCGGCTGTCGGTTTCGTCGAGAAGCAGGGGGCGGGCTACCGCTTCGTGCCGAAGAGCTATCAGTTCGATATCTGA
- a CDS encoding DHA2 family efflux MFS transporter permease subunit codes for MNRIVPLILAVALFMEQMDSTVIATALPAIANDLHVNPITLKLALTSYMVSLAVFIPISGWMADRFGAKNIFRLAICVFVVGSIFCAFSSNLVEFVFARFLQGMGGSMMTPVGRLVLVRTTQRSDLVSAMALLTIPALVGPLAGPPLGGFITTYFSWHWIFLINVPVGVVGVWLATIFLPHVEATRPPKLDFIGFILTSVSAAGVVFGLSVVSLPALPPIIGIAATVVGLICGWLYVRHARSHPAPILNLDLFKNATFRASTTGGTLFRICVGAMPFLTPLMLQLGFGLTPFQSGLITFSGAIGAITTKFMARRVFAAVGFRSTLLTAACVTTVVTAATGFFTPETPHLAIVMLLLIGGFSRSFIFTGINALAFADIKDSEASQATSMSSVLQQISLALGVSVAAMILETCIYFRGEALQVADFHMAFYVIAALTIIAMIPFIRMDKNAGALVSGHRGKRVAPAVMEAEQPAVK; via the coding sequence ATGAACCGCATTGTTCCGCTGATCCTCGCCGTCGCTCTGTTCATGGAGCAGATGGACTCGACCGTCATCGCCACCGCCCTCCCAGCGATCGCCAATGACCTCCACGTCAACCCCATTACCCTGAAGCTGGCGCTGACATCCTACATGGTGTCGCTCGCCGTCTTCATTCCGATCAGCGGCTGGATGGCCGACAGGTTCGGCGCCAAGAACATCTTCCGCCTGGCGATCTGCGTTTTCGTCGTCGGCTCGATCTTCTGCGCCTTCTCTTCGAACCTCGTCGAATTCGTCTTCGCCCGCTTCCTGCAGGGCATGGGCGGCTCGATGATGACGCCGGTCGGGCGCCTCGTTCTCGTCAGGACGACGCAGCGAAGCGATCTCGTATCGGCCATGGCGCTGCTGACGATCCCGGCGCTGGTGGGGCCGCTTGCCGGACCGCCACTCGGCGGCTTCATCACCACCTATTTCAGCTGGCACTGGATCTTCCTGATCAATGTTCCCGTCGGCGTTGTCGGCGTCTGGCTGGCGACGATCTTCCTGCCGCATGTGGAGGCGACGAGGCCACCGAAACTCGATTTCATAGGCTTCATCCTGACTTCGGTTTCGGCCGCCGGCGTGGTCTTCGGCCTGTCGGTCGTCAGCCTGCCGGCATTGCCGCCGATCATCGGCATTGCCGCCACCGTCGTCGGCCTCATCTGCGGCTGGCTCTACGTCCGCCATGCCAGGAGCCATCCGGCGCCGATCCTCAATCTCGATCTGTTCAAGAACGCAACGTTCCGCGCCTCGACGACGGGTGGCACGCTATTTCGCATCTGCGTCGGCGCCATGCCCTTCCTGACGCCGCTGATGCTGCAGCTCGGCTTCGGCCTGACGCCGTTCCAGTCCGGTCTCATCACCTTCTCGGGCGCGATCGGCGCGATCACCACCAAGTTCATGGCCCGGCGCGTCTTTGCCGCCGTCGGCTTCCGCTCGACGCTCCTGACTGCCGCCTGCGTCACCACGGTCGTGACCGCCGCCACCGGCTTCTTCACGCCCGAGACCCCACATCTGGCGATCGTCATGCTCCTGCTGATCGGCGGCTTCTCGCGCTCCTTCATCTTCACCGGCATAAATGCGCTGGCTTTCGCCGACATCAAAGACTCGGAAGCCAGCCAGGCGACCTCGATGAGCTCGGTGCTGCAGCAGATCAGCCTGGCGCTCGGCGTTTCCGTCGCCGCCATGATCCTGGAAACCTGCATCTATTTCCGCGGCGAGGCGCTGCAGGTGGCGGATTTCCATATGGCCTTCTACGTGATCGCCGCGCTGACGATCATCGCCATGATCCCGTTCATCCGCATGGACAAGAATGCTGGCGCGCTGGTCTCCGGCCATCGCGGCAAGCGCGTGGCACCCGCCGTCATGGAAGCCGAGCAGCCGGCGGTGAAATAG
- a CDS encoding Ppx/GppA phosphatase family protein, with product MEDPEGGAKPQFDGAPAAGRKDGKKSRRRKGKRGGQSRNAPQAASQTASGTPGDAARPTENAAGNPSRKRKRRRRGGGHAAGQADSGAPAHNHPQKAPEAAASSAGDSEHPSRRNRRKHRGKRGLQGRPLTPGKAAVQPSAVATPASARANGAAEPRGNELQRPPRLPEREHHAHEHPWPDELYAALDLGTNNCRLLIAQPTRPGQFRVVDAFSRIVRLGEGLAASGRLSDEAMDRAVDALRVCAGKLKNREIRRMRLIATEACRQASNGEDFLKRVVAETGLELEIIDRETEARLAVSGCSSLVGRETRSVVLFDIGGGSSEIAVIRIGENRFSRLANHITHWTSLPVGVVTLSERHGGRDVTPDVFEGMVSEVAGMLSSFICPEIEVVESTDFHLIGTSGTVTTLAGVHLDLPRYDRRKVDGIWLSDDEVSAMQAKLLSWDFASRAANPCIGPDRADLVLAGCAILEAIRRRWPSPRMRVADRGLREGLLTDMMADDGVWRRHRNRRGQRGR from the coding sequence GTGGAAGACCCCGAAGGCGGCGCCAAGCCGCAATTTGACGGGGCGCCAGCGGCAGGACGCAAGGACGGTAAAAAGTCCCGGCGCCGCAAGGGGAAACGTGGCGGGCAATCCCGCAACGCGCCCCAGGCCGCTTCGCAGACCGCCTCCGGCACCCCCGGAGACGCTGCGCGCCCGACGGAAAACGCAGCAGGGAATCCGTCCCGCAAACGCAAGCGCCGCCGCCGTGGCGGTGGTCATGCCGCAGGACAGGCCGATTCCGGGGCTCCCGCACACAATCATCCGCAAAAGGCGCCCGAAGCAGCAGCATCGAGCGCTGGGGATTCGGAGCATCCCTCGCGCCGCAACCGGCGCAAGCATCGCGGCAAGCGCGGCCTGCAGGGCCGTCCGCTGACGCCGGGCAAGGCGGCCGTCCAGCCCTCTGCAGTTGCTACACCCGCTTCGGCGCGCGCCAATGGTGCCGCCGAGCCGCGCGGCAACGAGCTGCAGCGTCCGCCGCGGCTTCCCGAGCGCGAACATCACGCCCACGAGCATCCCTGGCCGGACGAGCTCTATGCCGCGCTCGATCTCGGCACCAACAATTGCCGTTTGCTGATCGCCCAGCCGACCCGTCCCGGCCAGTTCCGCGTCGTCGATGCCTTTTCGCGCATTGTCAGGCTTGGAGAGGGGTTGGCGGCAAGCGGCCGTCTCTCCGACGAGGCGATGGACCGCGCCGTCGATGCGCTGCGCGTCTGCGCCGGCAAGTTGAAGAACCGCGAGATCCGCCGCATGCGGCTGATCGCCACCGAAGCCTGCCGCCAGGCGTCGAATGGCGAAGACTTCCTGAAGCGCGTCGTTGCCGAAACCGGCCTCGAGCTCGAGATCATCGACCGCGAAACCGAAGCGCGCCTTGCCGTCTCCGGCTGCTCGTCGCTGGTCGGGCGCGAGACGCGCTCGGTCGTGCTCTTCGATATCGGCGGCGGCTCGTCGGAAATCGCCGTCATCCGCATCGGCGAAAACCGCTTCAGCCGGCTTGCCAATCACATCACCCACTGGACCTCGCTGCCCGTCGGCGTGGTCACGCTCTCGGAGCGGCATGGCGGGCGCGATGTGACGCCTGATGTTTTCGAGGGCATGGTCTCCGAAGTGGCCGGCATGCTGTCGAGTTTCATCTGCCCGGAGATCGAGGTGGTGGAATCGACCGATTTCCATCTGATCGGCACTTCGGGTACGGTCACGACGCTGGCCGGCGTGCATCTCGACCTGCCGCGTTACGATCGCCGCAAGGTGGATGGCATCTGGCTGTCGGATGACGAAGTTTCGGCCATGCAGGCAAAGCTGCTCTCATGGGATTTTGCAAGCCGCGCCGCCAATCCGTGCATCGGGCCTGATCGGGCCGATCTGGTTCTGGCGGGCTGCGCCATTCTGGAGGCGATCCGACGCCGCTGGCCGAGCCCGCGCATGCGCGTTGCCGATCGCGGCTTGAGAGAAGGCCTGCTGACGGACATGATGGCGGATGACGGCGTCTGGCGCCGCCATCGCAATCGCCGCGGCCAGCGTGGAAGGTAG